A stretch of the Macrobrachium nipponense isolate FS-2020 chromosome 23, ASM1510439v2, whole genome shotgun sequence genome encodes the following:
- the LOC135197756 gene encoding uncharacterized protein LOC135197756 — MVERTHCSLKATLMAHCTNENWKLQLPWVLLGLCTAPKINGEASPAEKVYGEAIAVPGEFFPTDAAESDTIPRLQEIAGKFMPYLKTFSNGTKDFKHKGLDTCEHVFVRNDGHCPSLTRPYWQPYPIISQTDKDYLVMTHGREDWVSIDKLKPTFLMDNVNTRCPRVTPQSKAAREAPGKTKRGRGPPWTTVESSRLCTRGGILPPKMLKDSAVNNVPQLISRTRD; from the coding sequence atggtggaaaggaCCCACTGCTCATTAAAGGCCACCCTGATGGCACACTGCACGAACGAGAACTGGAAGTTGCAGTTACCCTGGGTCCTGCTGGGCCTATGCACCGCACCAAAAATAAACGGTGAGGCATCACCAGCAGAGAAAGTCTACGGCGAGGCAATAGCTGTACCTGGCGAATTCTTCCCCACAGATGCGGCTGAATCGGATACGATTCCAAGACTGCAAGAAATCGCAGGAAAGTTCATGCCCTACCTGAAAACCTTCTCCAATGGGACCAAAGATTTTAAGCACAAAGGCCTGGACACCTGCGAACATGTCTTCGTGAGGAACGACGGCCACTGCCCCTCCCTGACAAGACCCTACTGGCAGCCCTACCCCATCATCAGCCAAACAGACAAAGACTACCTCGTCATGACACATGGCCGTGAAGACTGGGTCTCGATTGACAAATTAAAACCCACCTTCCTGATGGACAATGTCAACACCAGGTGCCCCAGAGTAACTCCACAAAGCAAGGCTGCTCGCGAAGCCCCCGGCAAGACCAAACGCGGCCGTGGACCCCCATGGACGACAGTCGAATCCTCCAGGCTCTgcaccaggggaggcatcctgccACCCAAAATGCTGAAGGACTCAGCAGTCAATAACGTCCCACAACTGATCTCAAGGACACGGGATTGA